A region of the Apium graveolens cultivar Ventura chromosome 6, ASM990537v1, whole genome shotgun sequence genome:
GGTACAGAATGCACCACTTGCTCCCATTCTGTTTGTGATGCCTCAAACAAAGAGTCGAAATACCTGATCATTAGTTCTTGTAGTCCCTCATCCCAACCCGTACTATTTCCATTCTCATCATTCAGAAATATGATCTGGTTCGACTTCCTACGAGCTTTGGCTGTTCGATGAAAAAATTTGCTATTAAGGTCCCCTTCTCTCAACCATATTTGTTTCGACCGTTGTTTCCATAAAAACTTCTTGTTGAACATACACCTCATTTAGGTTTGTAATCGCCTCCTGGTATAGTCTCACAGATCCCTGGTCGACTCTTCCTCTGGTGGCCCTAAGAGTTTGCTTGCATTTGGTTATTCTTTTTTTGAAGCTTCCTGTGATATCTTTACCCCATTCTGCTAACACACTTGCACACTTCTGAAGTTTTTCCTGTAAATTGTTATTCTGATTACTCCCCCATGAGTCCTCAACCATCTTTTCGTACATAGGTTCACACATCCATGCATTCTCAAAGTGAAATATTCTCAACCGTACCATTAATTTTTCAAGTACTGGCTCCAGGAAAATAGGACTATGATCCGACGTAGAGACTTCCAGATTAGTTAGTCTCGCTTCCTGAAATTGTTGAGTCCAAGTTCTTGAAAACAAGGCTCTGACGAGTCTTATTTCTGTCCATACTGCGGTTCCATGACCCCTTTCAAACGTGTAGGGATAACCATGCAACTCCATGTCTGATAACTCACAGTCCTCTAGTACATCTTGAAAACCCTGTATTAGCCACCTAGGATACAATCTGCCTCCTTTTTTGTCCCTCTGTCCTACCACATTATTCATATCTCCAATTAGAACCCAAGGTAGATTGTTATCTCTAGCCAAGTGACGGATAAGATCCCATGTTTCTCTCC
Encoded here:
- the LOC141666018 gene encoding uncharacterized protein LOC141666018, which gives rise to MLAVDCQGQGGGVALLWRNKNEVSIRSYSLSHIDAEVMVQGWNKFRLRRETWDLIRHLARDNNLPWVLIGDMNNVVGQRDKKGGRLYPRWLIQGFQDVLEDCELSDMELHGYPYTFERGHGTAVWTEIRLVRALFSRTWTQQFQEARLTNLEVSTSDHSPIFLEPVLEKLMVRLRIFHFENAWMCEPMYEKMVEDSWGSNQNNNLQEKLQKCASVLAEWGKDITGSFKKRITKCKQTLRATRGRVDQGSVRLYQEAITNLNEVYVQQEVFMETTVETNMVERRGP